From the genome of Cedecea lapagei, one region includes:
- the mltD gene encoding murein transglycosylase D — MKAKAILLASVLLVGCQASKHDANIQQHAQSLSAAGQGEAGKYTGRATSARWMDDGTFLAQDQNLWNFIGNELKMGIPENVRIREQKQKYLSNKSYLHDVTLRAEPYMYWIAGQVKKRNMPMELVLLPIVESAFDPHATSGANAAGIWQIIPSTGRNYGLKQTKAYDARRDVVASTTAALDMMQRLNKMFDGDWLLTVAAYNSGEGRVLNAIKANKSRGKPTDFWSLALPRETKIYVPKMLALSDILKNSQKYGVRLPTTDESRALARVEVSSPVELTQVAEMAGMSLTNLKNFNAGVKSSTIGKNQRYVMVPKKHAEQLKASLASGEIDALQPTLVADNRLSAGGNKSYKVRSGDTLSSIASRLGVNAKDLQGWNNLRGSRLKVGQTLSVKGGVSQLADNSSITYQVRKGDSLSSIAKRHGVNIKDVMRWNSITDDLRPGDRLTLFVRGNTSPDT; from the coding sequence CAAAAGCGATACTCCTCGCCTCTGTCTTGCTTGTCGGGTGCCAGGCGTCAAAGCATGATGCCAACATTCAACAGCACGCACAGAGTCTGTCTGCAGCTGGTCAAGGTGAAGCAGGAAAGTACACGGGTCGAGCGACCTCTGCGCGATGGATGGATGATGGAACCTTCCTCGCGCAAGATCAAAACCTGTGGAACTTCATCGGCAACGAGCTAAAGATGGGGATACCGGAAAACGTCCGGATCCGTGAACAGAAACAGAAGTACCTGAGTAATAAGAGCTATCTCCACGATGTAACATTACGGGCAGAGCCGTATATGTACTGGATTGCCGGGCAGGTTAAGAAACGCAACATGCCAATGGAACTAGTACTACTACCCATAGTGGAGAGCGCTTTTGACCCCCACGCGACGTCTGGCGCAAATGCCGCAGGCATTTGGCAGATTATCCCAAGTACGGGGCGCAATTACGGTCTGAAGCAGACCAAGGCGTACGATGCACGCCGTGATGTAGTGGCCTCAACCACTGCCGCACTGGATATGATGCAGCGTTTGAACAAGATGTTTGACGGCGACTGGTTGTTGACCGTGGCAGCATACAACAGCGGCGAAGGCCGTGTGCTGAACGCTATTAAAGCGAACAAATCGCGGGGTAAACCTACCGATTTCTGGTCGCTGGCTTTGCCGCGTGAAACAAAGATCTACGTACCGAAAATGCTGGCGTTGAGTGACATACTCAAAAACAGTCAGAAGTACGGCGTACGTCTGCCAACAACGGATGAGAGCCGCGCGCTGGCGCGTGTTGAAGTAAGCAGTCCGGTTGAGTTAACGCAGGTCGCCGAAATGGCGGGCATGTCGTTGACCAATCTGAAGAACTTCAACGCCGGTGTGAAAAGCTCCACCATTGGAAAAAATCAGCGCTATGTGATGGTGCCGAAAAAGCATGCTGAACAGCTGAAAGCCTCTTTGGCTTCGGGTGAAATCGATGCTTTACAGCCAACGCTCGTCGCGGATAACCGCCTCAGCGCTGGCGGGAACAAATCTTATAAAGTGCGCTCAGGGGATACCCTGTCGAGCATTGCTTCACGTCTTGGCGTGAACGCGAAAGATTTGCAGGGCTGGAATAACCTGCGCGGTTCTCGCCTTAAAGTTGGGCAAACGCTCAGCGTGAAAGGCGGTGTTTCGCAGCTGGCCGATAACAGCAGCATCACCTATCAGGTGCGAAAAGGCGACTCACTGTCGAGTATTGCAAAGCGTCACGGCGTTAACATCAAAGATGTGATGCGCTGGAACAGCATTACCGACGATTTGAGACCAGGCGATCGCCTGACGCTGTTTGTCCGCGGGAATACTTCTCCGGATACCTGA